A stretch of Parvimonas micra DNA encodes these proteins:
- a CDS encoding AbrB/MazE/SpoVT family DNA-binding domain-containing protein, with product MKSKKDGKLHAWTAKVGSKGQIVIPKEARKIFSIETGDNLLILGDERRGLAIMNGDVATKVLMNIQGDLSDED from the coding sequence ATGAAAAGTAAAAAAGATGGAAAATTACATGCTTGGACTGCAAAGGTAGGATCTAAGGGTCAGATTGTTATTCCAAAAGAGGCAAGAAAAATTTTCTCCATAGAAACTGGAGATAATTTATTAATTCTTGGAGATGAAAGAAGAGGGTTAGCCATTATGAATGGAGATGTGGCAACAAAAGTTTTGATGAATATTCAAGGAGATTTAAGCGATGAAGATTAA
- the pip gene encoding prolyl aminopeptidase has product MEYKTLFPEFESFDKGHLKVDDVHEVYYEQSGNPNGAPVVFVHGGPGCGCGDKSKRFLDPSFYRIVTIDQRGCGKSKPFLELKDNNTQNLAKDMEKIREHLKIDKWLVYGGSWGTTLSLYYAENYPQSVVGLILRGIFLGRDEDIKWLYQGGAGMFFPETFEIFKSPFNEEERKDYVQSYYKYLTSDDYETKKKYGKSFSAFENSVVALEPRVISEEITDEDISMAIMECHYFVNHCFFEENYILNNVEKIKDIPTIIVHGRYDVDCRPIGAYLLHEKLNNSKLIFPISGHTSFDPAMTHELILAQEEFKKLF; this is encoded by the coding sequence ATGGAATATAAAACACTTTTTCCCGAATTTGAATCATTCGACAAAGGACATCTAAAAGTTGATGATGTTCACGAAGTTTATTACGAACAATCAGGAAATCCAAATGGAGCCCCAGTTGTATTTGTTCACGGCGGGCCAGGTTGTGGTTGTGGCGACAAATCTAAAAGATTTTTAGATCCATCTTTTTATAGAATAGTAACAATTGATCAAAGAGGTTGTGGTAAAAGTAAACCATTTTTGGAATTAAAAGATAATAATACACAAAATCTTGCAAAGGATATGGAAAAGATAAGAGAACATTTAAAGATAGATAAATGGCTTGTTTATGGTGGTTCTTGGGGAACTACTCTTTCCTTATACTATGCAGAAAATTATCCACAAAGTGTTGTAGGTTTAATTCTTAGAGGCATTTTCTTGGGAAGAGATGAAGATATTAAGTGGTTGTATCAAGGTGGAGCAGGAATGTTTTTCCCTGAGACCTTTGAAATCTTTAAATCTCCTTTTAACGAAGAAGAGAGAAAAGATTATGTTCAAAGTTATTACAAATACTTAACTTCAGATGACTATGAAACAAAGAAAAAATACGGAAAGTCTTTTAGTGCGTTTGAAAATTCAGTAGTTGCTCTTGAACCGAGAGTTATTTCAGAAGAAATCACTGATGAAGATATTTCAATGGCGATTATGGAATGCCACTACTTTGTAAATCATTGCTTCTTTGAAGAAAATTACATTTTAAATAATGTTGAAAAAATAAAGGATATTCCTACAATAATAGTTCATGGTAGATATGATGTAGATTGCAGACCTATTGGAGCTTATTTATTGCATGAAAAACTAAATAATTCAAAATTGATTTTCCCTATCTCAGGTCATACTTCTTTTGATCCTGCAATGACTCATGAGCTTATTTTAGCACAAGAGGAATTTAAAAAACTTTTTTAG
- a CDS encoding type II toxin-antitoxin system HicA family toxin codes for MPLTGKEMLKLLKKNGWKELRQEGSHHILEKDGAIIVVPVHGNQDLGKGLEQRILKDTGLKK; via the coding sequence ATGCCACTTACTGGGAAAGAAATGCTTAAGCTCCTAAAGAAAAATGGTTGGAAAGAATTAAGGCAAGAGGGCTCGCATCATATTTTAGAAAAAGATGGTGCAATAATTGTAGTGCCAGTTCATGGGAACCAAGATTTAGGAAAAGGTCTTGAGCAGAGAATCTTAAAAGATACAGGACTAAAGAAATAG
- a CDS encoding SemiSWEET transporter, with product MIGIVAACLTTFAFAPQVIKVIKDKNTQSLSLIMCLMQTTGIFLWLIHGLIIKDFALIFANSISFVLVLIILLHKIKYK from the coding sequence ATGATAGGAATAGTAGCTGCTTGCCTTACAACATTTGCGTTTGCACCGCAAGTTATAAAGGTAATAAAAGATAAAAATACACAATCTCTTTCACTAATTATGTGTCTTATGCAAACAACTGGAATTTTTCTTTGGTTGATCCATGGTTTGATTATAAAAGACTTTGCACTTATTTTTGCCAACAGCATTTCATTTGTTTTAGTTTTAATTATACTTTTACATAAAATTAAATATAAATAG
- a CDS encoding EFR1 family ferrodoxin (N-terminal region resembles flavodoxins. C-terminal ferrodoxin region binds two 4Fe-4S clusters.), protein MGYTDKLKINDDCNGCGLCSRVCPMKNIRIKDKKAVPENKCTMCYRCISLCPQKAITLLGDKVIEQSRFEKYV, encoded by the coding sequence ATGGGATATACTGATAAATTAAAAATAAACGATGATTGTAATGGTTGTGGTTTATGTAGTAGGGTTTGTCCGATGAAAAATATCCGCATAAAAGATAAAAAGGCAGTTCCTGAAAACAAATGCACAATGTGTTATAGATGTATAAGTCTATGTCCACAAAAGGCAATTACTTTGCTTGGAGATAAGGTAATTGAACAGTCTAGGTTTGAAAAATATGTATAA
- a CDS encoding alpha/beta hydrolase encodes MKIKILKFIVIILLVVIVSVAIYAIYNLNYDYSGEKFRKNKASSLGLEEKQFNLKNGNVINYVEGPNNGPAILLLHGQMVDWKDYRTVFPELVKKYHVFALDYYGHGKSSKNPDLYNIESIGSDIASFIQEKIGEKTIISGHSSGALITAYIGAKFPQNVKAIILEDGPFFATEKGRAGNTFSYKNFENIHNYLTEKPNTTYFEHDLKNDPMRKLFNKNGEDNWDKIVAKPAMKRFQKDKTKIPVIWYYPPKLGINTLLQLTANLQDKTGDYDLRFGDTFYDFSFFKGIKQEELLKEIKVPTCIFHVKAPKNTAPSYYSEDGILLSAMDEKDAKRVNELIKGSTLIEGFDSMHDIHRDQPKAYLEKVEEFLDDIEK; translated from the coding sequence ATGAAGATTAAGATATTAAAATTTATAGTGATAATACTTTTAGTTGTAATTGTTTCTGTTGCAATCTATGCAATTTATAATCTAAATTATGACTATTCTGGTGAAAAGTTCAGGAAAAACAAGGCTTCAAGTTTAGGCTTGGAAGAAAAACAATTTAATCTAAAAAATGGGAATGTAATAAATTATGTTGAAGGTCCAAATAATGGTCCGGCTATTTTATTATTACATGGACAAATGGTAGATTGGAAAGATTATCGTACTGTATTTCCTGAATTAGTAAAAAAGTATCATGTATTTGCACTTGATTATTATGGACATGGAAAGTCAAGTAAAAATCCTGATTTATATAATATTGAAAGCATAGGGTCCGATATTGCATCATTTATTCAAGAAAAAATTGGAGAAAAAACAATTATTTCGGGGCATTCTTCAGGTGCCTTAATTACTGCATATATCGGTGCTAAATTTCCACAAAATGTAAAAGCGATTATTTTGGAAGACGGACCATTTTTTGCAACAGAAAAAGGACGTGCTGGAAATACATTTTCTTATAAAAATTTCGAAAATATTCACAATTATTTAACTGAAAAACCTAATACTACTTATTTTGAACATGATCTAAAAAATGATCCGATGCGAAAACTGTTTAATAAAAATGGAGAAGATAATTGGGATAAAATTGTAGCTAAACCTGCAATGAAAAGATTTCAAAAGGATAAGACTAAAATACCGGTTATTTGGTATTATCCACCAAAGTTAGGAATTAATACCTTACTGCAATTAACTGCGAATTTACAAGATAAAACGGGCGATTATGACTTAAGATTTGGGGATACATTCTATGATTTCAGTTTCTTTAAGGGAATTAAACAAGAAGAATTATTGAAAGAAATTAAGGTTCCGACTTGTATTTTTCATGTAAAGGCACCAAAAAATACAGCTCCTTCATATTATAGTGAAGATGGAATTTTGCTTTCTGCAATGGATGAAAAAGATGCAAAGCGTGTTAATGAATTGATTAAAGGTAGTACTTTAATTGAGGGATTCGATTCTATGCACGACATTCACAGGGATCAGCCAAAAGCATATTTGGAAAAAGTAGAAGAATTTTTAGATGATATAGAAAAGTAA
- a CDS encoding EFR1 family ferrodoxin (N-terminal region resembles flavodoxins. C-terminal ferrodoxin region binds two 4Fe-4S clusters.) yields the protein MIGIYLSGTGNTKHCVEKLVNLIDDKSKCVPLEFPLIIDLLKEEDVIFLGYPTQFSNAPFMVRDFIKKNSSLWKGKKVFCINTMGLFSGDGAGCTARILKKYGAESLGGIQIKMPDSVCDSKLLKKSIEENRQIVKNADKRLEEVAEQIKNGKYPREGLSFISHLKGLFGQRLWFYRKLWDILIN from the coding sequence ATGATAGGCATTTATTTAAGTGGAACAGGAAACACGAAACATTGTGTTGAAAAACTTGTAAATTTGATAGATGATAAGTCAAAATGTGTTCCTTTAGAATTTCCACTGATTATAGATTTATTAAAAGAAGAGGATGTAATTTTTTTAGGCTACCCAACTCAATTTTCCAATGCTCCATTTATGGTACGAGATTTTATTAAGAAAAATAGTTCTCTTTGGAAAGGTAAAAAAGTTTTTTGTATAAATACAATGGGACTTTTCAGTGGAGATGGAGCGGGATGTACTGCAAGAATTTTAAAAAAATATGGAGCAGAAAGTCTGGGAGGCATACAGATAAAAATGCCTGACTCCGTTTGCGACAGTAAGCTTTTGAAAAAATCTATTGAAGAAAATAGGCAAATAGTAAAAAATGCAGATAAGCGATTAGAAGAAGTTGCAGAACAGATTAAAAATGGAAAATATCCAAGAGAAGGACTATCTTTCATATCACATTTGAAGGGACTTTTTGGTCAAAGATTATGGTTTTATCGAAAACTATGGGATATACTGATAAATTAA
- a CDS encoding fructose bisphosphate aldolase translates to MDLQKFNRIKNDEGFIAALDQSGGSTPKALRLYGVNEDAYSNEAEMFDLIHEMRTRIVTSKAFTKERILGAILFEMTMERKVNGKFTPDYLWNEKGIVSFLKVDKGLAEEKNGVQLMKEIPNLAEIVKKGVEYGVFGTKMRSVIKKANEEAIKKVVDQQFDFAKQIIAGGLVPIVEPEVDINSAEKEKCEEILKREILKELDKLEEGQEVMLKLTLPTIPNFYKELVDHKRVVRVVALSGGYSREESNELLAKNHGVIASFSRALTEGLNVNQTGEEFDKMLDSSIQSIFEASRK, encoded by the coding sequence ATGGATTTACAAAAATTTAACAGAATCAAAAACGATGAAGGTTTTATAGCAGCTTTGGATCAAAGTGGTGGAAGTACACCAAAAGCACTTAGATTATATGGTGTAAATGAAGATGCTTATTCAAATGAAGCTGAAATGTTCGATTTAATTCACGAAATGCGTACAAGAATTGTTACTTCAAAGGCTTTTACTAAAGAACGTATATTAGGGGCGATTTTATTTGAAATGACAATGGAAAGAAAAGTTAACGGTAAATTCACTCCGGATTATTTATGGAATGAAAAAGGCATTGTTTCATTTTTAAAAGTTGATAAGGGCTTAGCAGAAGAAAAAAATGGTGTTCAACTTATGAAAGAAATTCCAAATTTAGCTGAAATTGTAAAAAAAGGTGTTGAATATGGAGTTTTCGGAACAAAAATGCGTTCAGTAATTAAAAAAGCAAATGAAGAAGCTATCAAAAAAGTAGTTGATCAACAATTCGACTTTGCAAAACAAATTATCGCAGGTGGACTTGTTCCAATTGTTGAACCTGAAGTTGATATAAATTCAGCAGAAAAGGAAAAATGCGAAGAAATTTTAAAAAGAGAAATTTTAAAAGAACTTGATAAATTAGAAGAAGGACAAGAAGTAATGTTAAAACTTACTTTACCAACTATTCCTAACTTCTACAAAGAATTAGTTGATCATAAGAGAGTTGTAAGAGTTGTTGCTCTTTCAGGTGGATATTCAAGAGAAGAATCAAATGAACTTCTTGCTAAAAACCACGGAGTTATAGCAAGTTTCTCAAGAGCTTTAACAGAAGGACTTAATGTAAATCAAACTGGGGAAGAATTTGACAAAATGTTAGACAGCTCAATTCAAAGCATATTTGAAGCATCAAGAAAATAG
- a CDS encoding HicB family protein: MFVVYPFVFKKESPQGYFIESVDIKEAYTGINIDDISFGISMAEEVLGLVLSEYVERGIELPKATPIKNVKTKNDEFVTLIKIDLEKFLKDTSLVKKTLSIPKWANDKGTRLGINFSKVLTESILKM, translated from the coding sequence ATGTTTGTAGTTTATCCATTTGTATTTAAAAAAGAAAGTCCACAAGGTTATTTTATTGAGAGTGTAGATATAAAAGAAGCTTATACAGGAATAAATATCGATGATATTTCTTTTGGTATTTCAATGGCAGAAGAAGTATTAGGACTTGTTTTATCTGAATATGTAGAAAGAGGAATTGAGCTACCAAAAGCCACTCCAATAAAAAATGTAAAGACAAAGAATGATGAATTTGTTACTTTAATAAAGATAGATTTAGAAAAATTTCTAAAAGATACATCTTTAGTTAAAAAGACTTTATCAATACCTAAATGGGCGAATGATAAAGGAACAAGGTTGGGTATAAATTTTTCAAAAGTTCTAACTGAGAGTATATTAAAAATGTAA
- a CDS encoding acyl-CoA thioesterase/bile acid-CoA:amino acid N-acyltransferase family protein, whose translation MSCKIIIEDSNKIMDSKINICIQGLKRFEEVKIILETSCFYNINAPMSWSENTLWRAEAVFLSDSNGTVSLKNSPSKGGDYIGFRNMGLFESLKAVSITNKKRIRDLKKLPLNDVVTYQISIMSDEKLLAKTTFNRFYKDFNIDYYDIIRKNWQGRMFYKNDNNKKPAIIVLSGSDGGIEKAQNIAMLLANHGFTTLAISYFGMNNQNSNLDRIPLENIDEALKYLQKLSFVDSSKIGIYGRSKGAEYGLMFLSKYNAIRCAVLNSPSDRVYEGLKGKRNSKHSSWTYGGEEIEYKPFKIKDFIMNMLIKKSSTDNSGVIDIKSITCPLLLITSTKDEIWDSYRASINIMKNIRSSEKNIVLTTALGHMNTIPYLPNLRYKKNKTDDIYYETVISWENTISWFVKYLKKEKV comes from the coding sequence ATGAGCTGTAAAATAATAATCGAAGATAGTAATAAAATTATGGATTCAAAGATTAATATATGTATTCAAGGACTAAAAAGATTTGAAGAAGTTAAAATTATTTTAGAAACAAGTTGTTTTTACAATATCAATGCTCCTATGAGTTGGTCAGAAAATACGCTTTGGAGGGCTGAGGCTGTTTTTCTCAGTGATTCAAATGGTACTGTATCTCTTAAAAATTCACCGTCTAAAGGTGGAGATTATATAGGTTTTAGAAATATGGGGTTATTTGAATCTCTCAAAGCTGTATCAATTACTAATAAAAAACGTATTAGAGACTTAAAAAAATTACCTTTAAATGATGTTGTTACTTATCAAATTTCAATTATGTCGGATGAAAAATTACTTGCTAAAACAACCTTTAATAGATTTTATAAAGATTTTAATATAGATTATTATGATATAATCAGAAAAAATTGGCAAGGAAGAATGTTTTATAAAAATGATAATAACAAAAAGCCAGCTATTATAGTATTATCAGGTAGTGATGGAGGAATTGAAAAAGCACAAAACATTGCGATGTTATTAGCTAATCATGGCTTTACAACATTAGCTATAAGTTATTTTGGGATGAATAACCAAAATTCAAATTTAGATAGAATACCACTTGAAAATATTGATGAGGCATTAAAGTATCTACAAAAGCTATCTTTTGTTGATTCTTCCAAAATTGGAATTTATGGTAGGTCAAAGGGTGCTGAGTATGGATTAATGTTTCTATCTAAATACAATGCTATTAGATGTGCAGTTTTAAATTCTCCAAGTGACAGGGTTTATGAAGGATTAAAAGGAAAAAGAAATTCTAAGCATTCTTCTTGGACATATGGTGGTGAAGAAATAGAATATAAACCATTTAAGATAAAGGATTTTATTATGAATATGTTAATAAAAAAATCAAGTACTGATAATTCTGGAGTTATAGATATAAAAAGCATCACTTGCCCTCTTCTATTAATTACATCTACAAAAGATGAAATATGGGATTCTTATAGAGCTTCAATCAACATTATGAAAAATATAAGATCTAGCGAAAAGAATATTGTATTAACTACAGCGTTAGGACATATGAATACAATTCCATATCTTCCAAATCTCCGCTATAAAAAGAATAAAACAGATGATATATATTATGAAACGGTTATATCATGGGAAAATACAATATCTTGGTTTGTTAAATATTTAAAAAAAGAAAAAGTATAG
- a CDS encoding DUF2812 domain-containing protein, translating into MARRKTKIRFFTVSDYVDEEKWLENNHKSGWKLVNFIPPCFFVFEECNSEEVIYKLDYENKKASGDYIQMYKDYGWEYLCSGLGWNYFRKVNTNSITESEKEIFSDSQSKLNMINHIYKTRMFPLFIIFLVTLIPQFSKFVKDTHRSIDIYFGGIFMVFFFVYLYIFIHCGFKLRKLKKELER; encoded by the coding sequence ATGGCTAGAAGAAAAACAAAAATAAGGTTTTTTACAGTTAGTGACTATGTAGATGAAGAAAAATGGTTAGAGAATAATCATAAAAGCGGCTGGAAGTTAGTTAATTTTATACCACCTTGTTTTTTTGTCTTTGAAGAATGTAATTCTGAGGAAGTAATTTATAAGTTAGACTATGAAAATAAAAAAGCTTCAGGAGATTATATACAAATGTATAAGGACTATGGTTGGGAATATTTATGTTCAGGTTTAGGATGGAATTATTTTAGAAAAGTAAATACAAATAGTATTACAGAATCAGAAAAAGAAATATTTTCAGACTCTCAATCTAAGTTAAATATGATTAATCATATTTATAAGACTAGGATGTTTCCATTATTTATTATATTTTTAGTTACTCTTATTCCTCAATTTTCGAAATTCGTCAAAGATACACATAGAAGTATAGATATATATTTCGGAGGAATTTTTATGGTTTTCTTCTTTGTATATTTATATATTTTTATTCACTGTGGATTTAAGTTAAGAAAGTTGAAAAAAGAATTAGAAAGATAA
- a CDS encoding GNAT family N-acetyltransferase, with protein sequence MKILEIRKNKKQYMELLLLADEQEDMIDKYIDRGIMFILEDNGVKSECVVTDEGNGVLEIKNIATNPNFQRMGYGKILIDFVVIKYKNQFSTLQVGTGDSPKTIDFYLKCGFSRSHIVKNFFTDNYNQPIYEDGIQLVDMIYLRRDL encoded by the coding sequence ATGAAGATATTGGAAATTAGAAAAAACAAAAAGCAGTATATGGAGCTTCTGCTTCTTGCTGATGAACAAGAAGATATGATTGACAAATATATTGATAGAGGAATAATGTTTATTTTAGAGGATAATGGTGTTAAATCTGAATGTGTAGTTACTGATGAGGGAAATGGAGTTCTTGAAATAAAAAATATTGCTACAAACCCTAACTTTCAAAGAATGGGTTACGGAAAAATTCTAATTGATTTTGTTGTTATTAAATATAAAAATCAATTTTCTACATTACAAGTTGGTACGGGAGATAGTCCTAAAACTATTGATTTTTATTTGAAATGTGGATTTTCTCGCTCGCATATTGTCAAAAATTTTTTTACGGATAATTATAATCAACCAATATATGAAGACGGTATCCAATTGGTAGATATGATTTATTTGCGTAGAGATTTATAA
- a CDS encoding PadR family transcriptional regulator translates to MDLKLKKIYAPMSETAFYILFSLQVPNHGYGIGQEVKKMTQNEITISPGTMYGTLSKMEKDGLISFVREEEKRKIYLITEIGREILNLELERIKRLYKNSIGDEYYG, encoded by the coding sequence ATGGATTTAAAATTAAAGAAAATATATGCGCCTATGTCGGAAACTGCTTTTTATATTCTGTTTAGTTTACAAGTTCCTAATCATGGATATGGTATAGGTCAGGAAGTCAAAAAAATGACTCAAAATGAAATAACTATCAGTCCGGGAACAATGTATGGAACTTTGTCGAAAATGGAAAAAGACGGACTTATAAGTTTTGTTAGAGAAGAAGAAAAAAGAAAAATATATTTAATAACTGAAATAGGTAGAGAAATATTAAATTTGGAATTGGAAAGAATAAAAAGATTGTATAAAAATAGCATTGGAGATGAATATTATGGCTAG
- a CDS encoding SF0329 family protein: MASWSGIRKKLEKEYLAESLQGHIQYFATTYSKSPDHEGRTAIRYDGKEIIKGCFWNNWFKADLFPKDEKYEERMKKENAFMDDTALKLGVFDQRCFYKAFAEFDNQSIEISLKSENLLVRIFAILDRRVGKRKLIQMKETIENEPDTFQEFYAIRMNAEGLI, encoded by the coding sequence TTGGCTAGTTGGAGCGGTATAAGGAAAAAACTTGAAAAAGAATATCTTGCTGAAAGCCTACAAGGGCATATTCAATATTTTGCTACAACTTATAGCAAAAGTCCAGATCATGAGGGACGAACAGCAATAAGATATGACGGAAAAGAAATCATCAAAGGTTGTTTTTGGAATAACTGGTTTAAAGCCGATTTATTTCCTAAAGATGAAAAATACGAAGAAAGAATGAAAAAAGAAAATGCATTTATGGACGATACAGCTTTAAAATTGGGAGTATTTGACCAACGTTGTTTTTATAAAGCCTTTGCAGAATTTGACAATCAAAGCATAGAAATAAGCCTAAAAAGTGAAAATTTACTAGTAAGAATTTTTGCGATTTTAGATAGACGAGTTGGAAAAAGAAAGTTGATTCAAATGAAAGAAACAATAGAAAATGAGCCGGATACATTTCAGGAGTTCTATGCAATTCGTATGAATGCTGAAGGACTTATTTAA
- a CDS encoding MarR family transcriptional regulator, translating to MNYEKFLYDFQNFIRLYHSLEYKQHKIFDLNLSEVHLLKMAEHNPNYTLVEYAEKLNISRSAISQVVNILEKKECVKKNKINKKSIVLELTTKGQIVCAKHDEEHKKIEKNLKIIFSKYDDYFFEQLSELMSDIVIVWEGYDEL from the coding sequence ATGAATTATGAAAAATTTTTATATGATTTTCAAAATTTCATAAGGTTATATCATAGTTTAGAATACAAACAACATAAAATTTTTGACTTAAATTTATCAGAAGTACATTTATTAAAAATGGCTGAACATAATCCTAATTATACACTTGTTGAATATGCTGAAAAATTAAATATAAGCCGAAGCGCAATTTCGCAAGTAGTTAATATATTGGAAAAAAAAGAATGTGTCAAAAAAAATAAGATTAATAAGAAAAGTATTGTGCTTGAGCTAACCACAAAGGGACAAATAGTATGTGCTAAACACGATGAAGAGCATAAAAAAATTGAAAAAAATTTGAAGATAATTTTTAGTAAATATGATGATTATTTTTTTGAACAATTAAGTGAGTTAATGTCTGATATTGTAATTGTTTGGGAGGGATATGATGAGCTGTAA
- a CDS encoding Type 1 glutamine amidotransferase-like domain-containing protein, whose protein sequence is MNLFLCSHFSQVGNLIKEEIENKKVVFIPTASINEGYTGYVGSARKLFKKMGANLTEIDISKEDFKTIEAVFEETDIIYFTGGNSFFLIDQLRKTGVDKLLKKELKKGKLMIGESAGSVICAPSISYIEIMDEKPEDYSQIDDNGLNLIDFYVLPHYLTSPFKKITATILKKFSDLKICPINNHQAIMVNGKESKIIEK, encoded by the coding sequence ATGAATTTATTTTTATGTTCACATTTTTCTCAAGTTGGGAATTTAATTAAAGAAGAAATTGAAAATAAAAAAGTAGTTTTTATTCCAACAGCTTCAATAAATGAGGGTTATACTGGTTATGTAGGGTCAGCAAGAAAACTATTTAAAAAAATGGGAGCAAATCTAACAGAAATTGATATTTCAAAGGAAGATTTTAAAACAATAGAAGCTGTATTTGAAGAAACGGATATTATCTATTTTACAGGTGGTAATTCATTTTTCCTTATTGACCAATTGCGTAAAACAGGAGTTGATAAATTATTAAAAAAAGAACTAAAAAAAGGTAAACTTATGATTGGAGAATCAGCTGGTTCTGTTATATGTGCACCAAGTATATCTTATATTGAAATAATGGATGAAAAACCAGAAGATTATTCACAAATTGATGATAATGGACTTAATTTAATTGATTTCTATGTTTTACCTCATTATCTTACTTCACCATTCAAGAAAATTACTGCTACTATTTTAAAGAAATTTTCAGATTTGAAGATATGTCCTATTAATAATCATCAAGCTATTATGGTTAATGGTAAAGAATCAAAAATAATTGAAAAGTAA
- a CDS encoding DJ-1/PfpI family protein, translating into MKKRIALLVYPDFSLQEVANLMYVFRWYFDTFTDVIYTELSPVRSEEGILINPVKTCSEFCKDDYDCLILSGCSDLRQPIRNKKIKEFLESFVNDDSFVIGAICSSPIFLAQAGLLKGKKYTDSLFVEMRESFAFVEEKNFLPQSVVEDGNIITAVGNAFNEFAVHVAKKLGYDCPDKILSGYTDSNDVNDYIHHLPEDEILEFKEEFKEFF; encoded by the coding sequence ATGAAAAAAAGAATTGCATTATTGGTTTATCCTGATTTTAGTTTGCAAGAAGTTGCAAATCTAATGTATGTATTTCGTTGGTATTTTGATACTTTTACCGATGTAATATATACAGAATTAAGCCCCGTTAGGAGTGAAGAAGGAATTTTGATAAATCCGGTAAAAACTTGTTCTGAGTTTTGTAAAGATGATTATGATTGCCTGATTCTTTCAGGATGTAGCGACTTAAGACAACCAATACGAAATAAAAAAATCAAAGAATTTTTAGAAAGCTTTGTAAATGATGATAGTTTTGTTATTGGTGCAATTTGCTCCAGTCCGATATTTTTAGCACAAGCAGGTTTGTTGAAAGGTAAAAAATATACGGATTCTTTATTTGTTGAAATGAGAGAATCATTTGCTTTCGTTGAAGAAAAAAATTTTTTACCACAGTCGGTAGTTGAAGATGGAAATATTATAACAGCTGTTGGAAATGCATTTAACGAATTTGCAGTACATGTTGCAAAAAAACTTGGTTATGATTGTCCGGATAAAATATTAAGTGGTTATACTGACTCAAATGACGTTAATGACTATATACATCATCTTCCTGAAGATGAAATATTAGAATTTAAAGAAGAATTTAAAGAATTCTTTTAA
- a CDS encoding DUF6608 family protein, which produces MKYIWNNWLKQATFLYSVLYTIATIFNSVLYLLNGKYEDPNGNWHEIDRAIIVFIIVLAYILIKNLKLKNYWLKAIIIYIPTLLLVFGYIWLTGLREPLAKSAYRDIFINYTIGYLGASLIGWGKTFFKPKNTENK; this is translated from the coding sequence ATGAAATATATATGGAATAATTGGTTAAAACAGGCTACTTTTCTTTACTCGGTGCTATATACCATTGCGACTATTTTTAATAGTGTGCTGTATCTTTTGAATGGAAAGTATGAAGACCCAAATGGAAATTGGCATGAAATTGATAGAGCGATTATTGTATTTATAATAGTTCTTGCATATATATTGATTAAAAATTTGAAACTTAAAAATTATTGGCTAAAGGCTATCATAATCTACATTCCAACTCTTTTATTAGTGTTTGGATATATTTGGCTAACTGGACTTAGAGAGCCTTTGGCAAAATCTGCTTATAGAGATATCTTTATAAATTACACAATAGGATATCTTGGGGCTTCGCTAATTGGTTGGGGAAAAACTTTTTTCAAGCCAAAGAATACAGAAAATAAATAA